One segment of Octopus sinensis linkage group LG27, ASM634580v1, whole genome shotgun sequence DNA contains the following:
- the LOC118768208 gene encoding zinc finger protein 239-like has translation MKHSLKFFSGNSCRTEIKDVYRDKGNIIIVICIINYSVIMNNSIKPKDPDTREKQYFCDICGKSFAYNSQLTSHRRIHTGEKPYHCDICGKSFSQNSILTHHKRVHTGEKPYCDICGKSFSEHRCLTNHKRICGKSFSGRSTLTEHKRTHTGEEPFRCDICGKSFSCRSPLAQHKRTHTEEKPHDRDICGRSFSKRCNLTKHEYTHAKVKPYLCNMW, from the exons ATGAAACACAGCCTCAAATTCTTTTCTGGAAATAGTTGCAGAACTGAAATCAAAGATGTTTATAGAGATAaaggaaacattattattgtgatatgtataataaattattctgtcataatgaataattcaatTAAACCAAAAGACCCAGATACAAGAGAGAAACAATAtttctgtgatatctgtggtaaatcattcgcttATAATAGTCAGTTGACTAGTCACAGACGTATCC atacaggagaaaaaccatatcactgtgat atctgtggtaaatcattctctcaaaatagcattttaactcatcacaaacgtgttcatacaggagagaagccttattgtgacatctgtggtaaatccttttctgAACATCGTTGTTTGACTAATCATAAacgtatctgtggtaaatcattctctggaaggaGTACCTTGActgaacacaaacgtacacatacaggagaagaGCCGtttcgttgtgatatctgtggcaaatcattttcgtGTAGGAGTCCCTTGGCTCAacataaacgtactcatacagaaGAAAAGCCACATGATCGTGATATCTGTGGTAGGTCCTTCTCTAAAAGGTGTAACTTGACTAAACACGAGTATACACATGCAAAAGTAAAGCCGTATCTTTGTAacatgtggtaa